The following coding sequences are from one Paraburkholderia caballeronis window:
- a CDS encoding DUF2188 domain-containing protein has translation MSTKKDSNNLYVERRPQGDYAVRKPDSDRASAVAPTQGQAIDRAKQLNPDAAIHIERVRNTNGGHPDKWRKG, from the coding sequence ATGAGCACCAAGAAAGATAGCAACAACCTGTACGTCGAACGTCGTCCTCAGGGAGACTACGCCGTCCGGAAGCCGGACTCCGACAGAGCTAGCGCTGTCGCACCGACCCAAGGGCAGGCAATTGATCGTGCGAAGCAATTGAACCCAGATGCCGCAATCCATATCGAACGGGTTCGGAATACAAACGGCGGCCACCCGGACAAGTGGCGAAAGGGATAA
- a CDS encoding AAA family ATPase encodes MAIAGFDKHQFGTRLNEVLFASQPIQSVEHLFGRQQELDRIEKALFASGRHIFIYGDRGVGKSSLAATAANQYQSADSEYIDIGCSPDATLKSIVANIAYRAIHASRLRKTKHNASMGIELRFLKAAVVSETTQANLHEEIVSLADAVDVLREAASLHSERPIAVLDEFDRISDVNERAAFADLIKQMGDKKVPLKLIFTGVGKSLDELLGAHQSAIRQLEGIELPKLSWDARWDIVLAAAGAFGISVDKEIYIRIAAVCDGYPYYAHFITEKMLWSAFDDSDLVSEIKWEHYHTGLRDAIESISAELKRPYQEAVNKRSGEYEEVLWATADSEYLERFMKQMYSSYEYIMKQRRSSLTLNYDKFCARIRKLRDTSYGAILINDPSNPGLYAYREKMLRGYVRMQAEAHGIELAGEKIDQTVRQTMRVPSSASRGYYTSKPPPGIHWERERRNGNDQEDT; translated from the coding sequence ATGGCAATCGCCGGATTTGACAAACACCAGTTCGGGACGCGCCTGAACGAGGTTCTTTTCGCCTCCCAGCCCATACAAAGTGTTGAGCATCTATTTGGTCGTCAGCAGGAACTCGATCGGATAGAGAAGGCGCTCTTCGCCTCCGGGCGACACATTTTTATTTATGGGGACCGTGGTGTTGGCAAATCGTCCTTGGCTGCGACCGCTGCGAACCAGTATCAGAGCGCCGACTCCGAGTACATCGACATAGGATGCAGCCCCGACGCTACCCTGAAGAGCATTGTCGCAAATATCGCCTATCGCGCCATCCACGCCAGTCGTCTCCGAAAAACGAAGCACAACGCTTCCATGGGTATTGAGTTGCGCTTTCTAAAGGCAGCCGTCGTAAGCGAAACAACTCAGGCAAATCTCCACGAGGAGATCGTCTCGCTCGCGGATGCAGTCGATGTGCTGAGGGAGGCTGCGAGCCTGCACTCGGAACGCCCTATTGCCGTACTGGATGAGTTTGACCGCATTTCCGACGTCAACGAACGTGCAGCCTTCGCTGATCTCATCAAGCAGATGGGCGACAAGAAGGTGCCCCTGAAGCTAATTTTCACGGGCGTGGGAAAGTCTTTGGACGAACTGTTGGGCGCCCATCAGTCTGCGATACGCCAGCTGGAGGGTATAGAACTTCCCAAGCTCAGTTGGGACGCGCGTTGGGACATCGTCCTGGCGGCCGCCGGCGCCTTCGGCATCAGCGTCGACAAGGAGATCTATATCCGTATCGCGGCAGTTTGCGATGGATATCCCTATTATGCTCACTTCATCACCGAGAAGATGCTTTGGAGCGCATTCGATGATTCTGACCTTGTCTCGGAAATCAAATGGGAGCATTACCATACAGGGCTCCGGGATGCCATCGAGAGTATCAGTGCCGAACTGAAGCGCCCCTATCAGGAAGCGGTCAACAAGCGCAGCGGTGAATACGAGGAAGTACTGTGGGCGACGGCTGATTCGGAATATCTGGAACGCTTCATGAAGCAGATGTACAGTTCGTATGAGTACATCATGAAACAGCGACGCAGTAGCCTGACACTGAATTACGACAAATTCTGTGCGCGAATACGGAAGCTTCGCGACACGAGTTACGGCGCCATTCTGATCAACGACCCCTCGAACCCTGGCCTCTATGCGTACCGCGAGAAGATGTTACGGGGCTATGTCCGCATGCAGGCGGAAGCCCACGGGATCGAACTGGCCGGCGAGAAAATCGACCAAACCGTAAGACAAACAATGCGCGTACCGTCAAGCGCCAGCCGCGGGTACTATACGTCGAAGCCACCGCCCGGTATCCACTGGGAAAGAGAGCGTCGCAACGGAAACGACCAGGAAGACACCTAA
- a CDS encoding AlbA family DNA-binding domain-containing protein, whose amino-acid sequence MALPRDLTSTVERDIESLIEGQAVEGTNLDFKRDIPGRNNEARHEFVADVSAFANASGGDLVYGIEEDGEGRAQAIRPVIGNADEEARRLQDMLLNGVQPRIPGAQIQTVPVAGGFVAIVRVPQSWAGPHRVSTNQHFFIRENGRKRQLDVPEIRGLFLRSDRQAQQIRDFRTERLGAILAGDGPHRLVPGARLVGHFIPTQSALGTVNVDPIQYMEDRALPILSRTIPNARVNADGALVVRNPQPAGTYGYSLLFRNGFFETVKVLEYAENARAQLGSLAYEEEFIALLTRLRAEYQYLGVGLEMTCMVSILNADHVELGINRFDFNLDDHQGFFDRRTLVLPDILLPAEQLPEQALKPAFDLVWQSAGLARSFNYTPDGIWAPRRR is encoded by the coding sequence ATGGCGCTTCCGCGTGACCTTACATCGACGGTTGAGCGTGACATCGAGTCGCTAATCGAGGGTCAGGCCGTCGAAGGAACAAATCTCGATTTCAAACGTGACATTCCGGGTCGCAATAACGAGGCAAGACACGAGTTTGTCGCCGACGTGTCTGCCTTCGCCAACGCGTCGGGTGGTGATCTTGTCTACGGGATAGAAGAGGACGGCGAAGGTCGAGCGCAAGCGATCCGACCAGTCATCGGCAACGCAGACGAAGAGGCTAGGCGCTTGCAGGACATGCTGTTAAACGGTGTGCAGCCACGAATCCCCGGAGCACAGATCCAGACAGTGCCAGTGGCCGGAGGCTTCGTCGCGATAGTTCGCGTGCCCCAGAGCTGGGCGGGCCCTCATCGCGTAAGTACCAATCAGCATTTTTTTATCCGGGAAAACGGTCGTAAGCGACAGCTAGACGTTCCTGAAATTCGTGGACTTTTTCTTCGGTCGGATCGGCAAGCTCAACAGATACGTGACTTCCGCACTGAGCGATTGGGAGCGATTCTCGCGGGCGATGGGCCGCATCGCCTCGTACCTGGAGCACGACTTGTCGGCCATTTCATTCCAACGCAATCAGCACTCGGCACAGTAAACGTTGATCCGATCCAGTATATGGAGGATCGGGCGCTCCCCATCTTGAGCCGCACGATTCCGAATGCGAGGGTGAATGCTGATGGAGCGCTCGTGGTGCGCAATCCCCAACCGGCTGGCACTTACGGCTATTCACTGCTCTTCCGGAATGGTTTCTTTGAGACCGTAAAAGTGCTCGAGTATGCCGAGAACGCACGCGCGCAACTGGGCAGCCTAGCCTATGAAGAAGAGTTCATTGCGCTGCTCACTCGTTTGCGTGCCGAGTACCAATATCTGGGAGTGGGCCTCGAAATGACCTGCATGGTCTCAATACTCAATGCGGATCATGTCGAACTCGGCATCAATCGTTTTGACTTCAACCTTGACGATCATCAGGGCTTCTTCGACCGACGGACTCTTGTGCTCCCTGACATTCTCCTACCAGCAGAGCAGTTACCCGAGCAAGCTTTGAAACCCGCTTTCGATCTCGTTTGGCAATCTGCCGGGCTTGCCCGGTCATTCAATTACACACCTGATGGAATCTGGGCACCGCGTCGCCGCTAA
- a CDS encoding GAP1-N1 domain-containing protein translates to MTAIEQQLHGYRHGHELLSTSVRLPAHDQDLLDRLSDVAGPLGPGERFFPYLTCYPLPSGSHYVVARTWQDLNAPRAGCVRTRSLLIPMQDWMTLDEPAALAEAASAGGPGGATETISVLQPLVKRLSPVEGVGTELLEALFLEERMPVAVFGAEMPEIIALRLLTAIWPSYRRNFTLSTFCNSPRTIARKSFDLVFAPVEARSRFSGWNGRRIDGRRTSAARHRWSTPIVERVFRMQNPSLRGLDVLGEMAGDERGSEDALRVSLLWDELHTKVTAEPLAALGLLDIANTRAAKNAYLVSSLGPALSSAAATAVSTMLPRDAWGFLQTLAGKVGDSKLRLSVAKSIRSSAISLARRQPKDAISVVPTMLAKSGQELLVGALGDGLAGAETDDIVQMLAELEPTDLIRLMIASPPLAEEIFREGVGLDARIMAGLEEGGADIVASAQRRFLRHIISERHVSVFRILVSGMSEAELIAQVERLDDAIGLRSEGLNDVLVEEARRTDSVPFVRDYVASLKPSPASDAMLESLIEPTAEDVRWLVSQPVISNERRRWLLLKLIDNAPTHALIRLFSDSGLLSQARSAIGDIDDAAVGSLARIAENVPLVTEEGVTFLLQILPHLKRQLASEIAARSLYAFLDHGIGASREAAVRFFLDTAGNSLDGVRAIRTGLSSKVPPGIASRNLILFEGASPTARANFVKVPEAIAEGIIGRNVFDLTYEGASAAGRLLWDAGERNALGFAQTAATLLPFAMRERRQPASALIAVAFPVVYRGLQQEHIPDFLSLMFPFLDWDRCRIARRELASSFSSSEWLPTDIALAAARAGDATRILRVIARSPNGRSAIAAIESGIETIQRPWRQIVQAALADIRKGAGE, encoded by the coding sequence GTGACCGCCATCGAGCAGCAACTACACGGGTACCGGCACGGGCATGAGCTCCTGTCCACGTCTGTGCGCCTGCCTGCGCACGATCAGGACCTGCTGGACAGACTATCCGACGTGGCAGGTCCCTTGGGGCCTGGCGAGCGCTTTTTCCCTTACCTCACCTGCTATCCGTTACCGAGCGGTTCTCATTACGTGGTTGCCCGGACGTGGCAGGATCTCAATGCGCCACGCGCCGGTTGTGTGCGAACGAGATCCCTGCTGATTCCGATGCAGGACTGGATGACCTTGGATGAGCCTGCGGCACTTGCTGAAGCGGCTTCCGCAGGCGGGCCAGGGGGAGCAACTGAAACAATCTCCGTTCTTCAGCCGTTGGTCAAGCGACTCTCGCCTGTCGAAGGGGTGGGCACTGAACTTCTGGAGGCACTGTTCCTGGAAGAGCGGATGCCCGTTGCGGTCTTCGGAGCGGAGATGCCTGAGATCATTGCTCTCCGATTGCTCACTGCTATCTGGCCGTCGTATCGTCGCAATTTCACCTTGTCAACTTTCTGCAATTCGCCTCGAACCATAGCAAGGAAGAGTTTCGATCTTGTATTTGCCCCTGTCGAAGCGAGGTCGCGGTTCTCTGGCTGGAACGGGCGTCGCATCGACGGGCGCCGAACATCTGCAGCTCGTCATCGCTGGTCGACGCCTATCGTCGAGCGAGTTTTCCGCATGCAAAATCCGTCACTTCGCGGACTCGATGTCTTGGGGGAGATGGCTGGAGATGAGCGGGGGAGTGAGGATGCGCTGCGTGTTTCTCTCCTTTGGGACGAGTTGCATACGAAAGTGACTGCTGAGCCACTCGCCGCGCTGGGGTTGCTTGACATTGCCAATACAAGAGCCGCCAAAAATGCCTATCTTGTGAGCAGCTTGGGGCCGGCTCTTTCTTCGGCAGCTGCGACAGCGGTATCCACGATGCTTCCAAGAGATGCATGGGGTTTTCTGCAAACTCTGGCCGGTAAGGTTGGAGATTCCAAGCTTCGCTTGTCCGTTGCCAAATCGATAAGGTCATCGGCGATATCTCTTGCTCGCCGGCAGCCTAAAGACGCCATCAGCGTTGTTCCGACGATGCTTGCCAAAAGCGGTCAGGAGCTGCTTGTGGGGGCTCTTGGGGATGGGTTGGCAGGAGCCGAAACGGACGACATTGTTCAGATGCTTGCCGAGCTTGAGCCGACTGATCTGATAAGGCTCATGATCGCCAGTCCGCCTCTCGCGGAAGAAATTTTCCGCGAGGGCGTCGGCCTTGATGCACGGATAATGGCGGGTCTTGAGGAAGGGGGGGCGGACATAGTGGCAAGTGCGCAGCGACGTTTTCTGCGGCATATCATTAGCGAACGGCACGTTAGCGTGTTCCGAATTCTCGTATCCGGCATGAGTGAAGCGGAGCTTATCGCTCAGGTCGAGCGGCTGGATGATGCCATTGGCTTGCGATCAGAGGGCCTTAATGATGTCCTCGTGGAGGAAGCTCGGCGTACTGATTCCGTGCCTTTCGTGCGAGACTACGTTGCTTCGCTGAAACCGTCCCCGGCGAGTGACGCAATGCTGGAAAGTCTCATCGAGCCGACCGCGGAAGATGTTCGGTGGCTGGTCTCGCAGCCTGTCATCAGCAACGAGCGTCGCCGTTGGCTCCTGTTGAAGCTAATCGACAACGCGCCCACTCACGCCCTGATCCGCCTGTTTTCGGATTCTGGGCTGCTGTCACAAGCTCGATCTGCAATCGGCGATATTGACGACGCTGCCGTGGGATCTTTGGCAAGGATCGCCGAAAACGTACCGTTGGTGACGGAAGAGGGCGTGACCTTTTTGCTGCAAATTCTTCCGCACTTGAAGCGTCAGCTCGCAAGTGAAATTGCAGCTCGCAGCCTATATGCATTCCTTGATCACGGGATTGGGGCCTCGCGGGAGGCCGCTGTGCGATTTTTTCTCGATACAGCGGGCAATAGTCTGGATGGGGTAAGGGCCATCCGGACCGGTCTATCTTCTAAAGTACCGCCCGGTATCGCCAGCCGGAACCTTATTCTCTTTGAGGGGGCTTCGCCTACCGCGAGGGCTAACTTCGTCAAGGTTCCGGAAGCAATCGCTGAAGGTATCATCGGAAGGAATGTCTTCGACCTAACCTACGAGGGAGCGAGTGCTGCTGGACGTTTGCTATGGGATGCAGGTGAACGAAATGCTCTCGGCTTTGCTCAGACGGCCGCTACGCTCTTGCCGTTCGCCATGCGCGAGCGCCGCCAGCCGGCATCGGCACTGATCGCCGTTGCTTTTCCCGTGGTGTATAGGGGGCTGCAGCAAGAGCATATTCCTGACTTCCTTTCACTGATGTTCCCTTTCCTGGACTGGGACCGATGCAGGATTGCTCGTCGGGAACTAGCAAGCAGCTTTTCCAGTTCAGAATGGCTTCCGACGGATATCGCCTTGGCTGCCGCGCGGGCCGGTGATGCCACCCGCATCCTCAGAGTCATCGCTCGATCTCCGAACGGACGCTCGGCCATTGCAGCGATTGAGAGTGGTATAGAAACAATTCAACGACCGTGGCGCCAAATCGTGCAGGCCGCCCTTGCTGATATCCGCAAGGGTGCAGGTGAGTAA
- a CDS encoding TRAFAC clade GTPase domain-containing protein yields the protein MNSGSVMLVGGPGSGKTNYIARLWLAFQARKGALRADRLPTNIHYVNDAVRHLMALKFAPRSERNMEDGRHDFEVEVRGHGGAGAPRKISVPDITGELWRRAVETYELPQEWIDEFKGSSSAILFLRAHTRLNAQPMDWVTARDILQMHAGAMDDELDDDYEDEDEENIAPGAIAVAQPLVATAGQVVGVAEAGQDQSAAHTHAQPKTPTLPAQVGFCELLRYLELLLSDRPDGSRPRVAVVVTAWDMLDDDAKKAGPMQYLGKEFPLFAGRLQTPGRLDIELFGMSIVGGDLRGKLEFRESLKGRDLSEVGYTAVMRDGAMIEDPDVTLPIAWALGD from the coding sequence ATGAATTCTGGTTCGGTGATGTTGGTCGGTGGACCGGGTTCTGGCAAGACCAACTATATCGCCAGACTCTGGCTTGCCTTCCAGGCAAGGAAGGGAGCACTGCGTGCTGACCGTCTGCCCACGAACATCCACTACGTCAACGATGCGGTCCGTCATTTAATGGCGCTCAAGTTCGCGCCTAGGTCCGAGCGAAACATGGAAGATGGGCGTCACGACTTCGAGGTCGAGGTTCGCGGACACGGCGGAGCCGGCGCACCTAGGAAGATCTCCGTGCCAGATATCACGGGCGAGCTGTGGAGGCGGGCGGTGGAAACCTACGAACTGCCCCAGGAATGGATCGATGAGTTCAAAGGCTCGTCTTCAGCGATTCTTTTTCTTCGAGCCCACACCAGGCTGAACGCGCAGCCGATGGACTGGGTGACTGCGCGCGACATTTTGCAGATGCACGCAGGAGCGATGGACGATGAGCTTGACGATGACTATGAAGACGAGGACGAGGAAAACATTGCCCCGGGGGCGATAGCCGTCGCACAGCCGTTGGTTGCAACTGCAGGGCAAGTCGTTGGCGTAGCAGAGGCCGGGCAGGATCAGTCTGCAGCTCACACTCATGCACAGCCAAAAACGCCGACGTTGCCAGCGCAGGTCGGCTTCTGCGAGCTGCTACGGTACTTGGAATTGTTGCTGTCCGATCGGCCTGACGGCTCCAGGCCGAGAGTGGCGGTAGTGGTGACAGCGTGGGATATGCTCGATGACGACGCGAAGAAGGCTGGACCGATGCAATATCTCGGGAAAGAATTCCCTCTTTTCGCGGGCCGACTTCAAACGCCCGGCCGTCTGGACATTGAGCTGTTCGGGATGTCGATTGTCGGCGGAGACCTGAGAGGGAAGCTGGAATTTCGGGAATCACTGAAGGGGCGCGACCTGTCCGAAGTGGGTTATACCGCTGTCATGAGAGATGGTGCAATGATCGAGGACCCTGACGTGACGCTTCCCATCGCCTGGGCTCTCGGGGATTGA
- a CDS encoding TRAFAC clade GTPase domain-containing protein, translated as MTRGSCNDANCTYNLTKQCVRGNPPDECEYRPLLMEGALADGEDGREQSGLDVDKPSTDVTRLLDVGGAVLDAPTELPTLPPSRTLDLDEANAMMEARQTCMIGIVGLPGAGKTACLVSAYLLLAKGEFDGFSFADSVTLRAFEEIARGSRTWVKGNPPEQITAHTTLSDDRQAGFLHLRLRRNRDGRLFDLLLPDLPGEWSKELIDLNNVARLEFLKSASAIWFMVDGRQFAHGETVAYARYRASLLIERLADLLGEQRPRILLVPTWQDAGVFPATEIARLSEIAAGLGFEIEVAPIASFSWNDTVPPGDGVAKLVERSICPPTRAQAFWPVTEAGQYDRALVAYRGRK; from the coding sequence ATGACGCGAGGGTCCTGCAACGACGCGAACTGCACCTACAACCTGACAAAGCAGTGTGTCCGAGGCAATCCGCCCGACGAGTGCGAGTACCGCCCGTTATTGATGGAAGGAGCGCTCGCGGACGGCGAAGATGGGCGCGAGCAGTCGGGCCTGGATGTCGACAAACCGTCGACGGACGTTACTCGGCTTCTCGACGTAGGCGGTGCAGTTCTCGATGCACCGACAGAACTCCCGACGCTACCGCCCAGTAGAACGCTGGACCTCGACGAAGCGAACGCCATGATGGAGGCACGGCAGACGTGCATGATCGGTATCGTCGGTTTGCCCGGAGCGGGCAAGACGGCGTGTCTTGTCAGCGCTTACCTGTTGCTGGCAAAAGGCGAATTCGATGGATTCAGCTTTGCGGATAGCGTGACGCTAAGAGCGTTCGAAGAGATCGCGCGCGGAAGCCGGACGTGGGTCAAGGGCAACCCGCCGGAGCAGATTACCGCGCATACGACGCTCTCAGACGATCGGCAAGCGGGTTTTTTGCACCTGCGCTTGAGGCGCAACCGCGATGGAAGGCTTTTCGACCTTCTTTTGCCTGATCTGCCTGGCGAGTGGTCGAAAGAACTCATCGATCTCAACAACGTCGCTCGTCTGGAGTTTTTGAAGTCAGCAAGCGCGATCTGGTTCATGGTCGACGGCCGGCAGTTCGCACACGGCGAGACCGTCGCCTATGCGCGATACAGGGCTAGCCTTCTCATTGAGCGGCTGGCGGACCTTCTCGGAGAGCAGAGACCGCGCATACTGCTCGTGCCGACATGGCAAGATGCAGGCGTTTTCCCCGCGACGGAAATCGCACGACTCTCTGAAATTGCGGCTGGCCTTGGTTTCGAAATCGAGGTTGCGCCGATCGCATCCTTCTCCTGGAACGACACTGTGCCTCCGGGCGATGGTGTCGCGAAGCTGGTCGAACGGTCCATCTGCCCGCCCACACGGGCTCAGGCGTTCTGGCCGGTGACTGAAGCTGGCCAGTACGATCGTGCGTTGGTGGCATACAGGGGGCGGAAATGA
- a CDS encoding GTPase-associated system all-helical protein GASH, producing the protein MAKYARIFWAEPTDGDVAARNKSVENLRAQFGALDSRKAIEVAAALVDALAGGKIPPDLSKTIEKAISDESPAFQMSGHEQQGIVCAAVAALDLARNAAVNGNGWAAPDAMAAALWSGLALQNPIDRAPVEVLRTDLLDACRHRVSAVSRQARARHDVPDVGKLTIPEAEPAGPRAQTAYKRATEPVIKALKDNAELDREEIDFLWWALGDHSELFDCPLGKKAVFSRAIAVGMEGASKLRRLPSDGHRHVVLRQIGESELLALAGLVEKLGEDKAQLAQGFAGTWATAYPSVFPLISALPADAKLRESAVSLDARDWGARALLEGAIVRLEDKLGGTT; encoded by the coding sequence ATGGCGAAATATGCCCGGATTTTCTGGGCGGAACCGACTGATGGGGACGTCGCGGCACGTAACAAGTCCGTCGAGAATTTGCGCGCGCAATTTGGCGCACTCGACTCGCGCAAGGCGATAGAGGTGGCCGCTGCGCTGGTCGATGCACTGGCTGGGGGCAAGATTCCGCCGGATTTGTCGAAGACCATCGAGAAGGCAATCAGCGATGAAAGTCCGGCGTTCCAGATGTCCGGACACGAACAGCAAGGCATCGTTTGCGCCGCCGTCGCCGCCCTCGATCTGGCGCGCAATGCCGCCGTCAATGGCAATGGCTGGGCAGCTCCCGACGCAATGGCGGCGGCATTGTGGTCAGGTCTCGCACTGCAAAATCCGATAGATCGCGCGCCCGTTGAAGTCTTGCGCACCGATCTTCTGGATGCCTGCCGTCACCGCGTAAGCGCGGTCTCGAGGCAGGCAAGGGCACGGCATGACGTGCCCGACGTTGGCAAGCTAACGATTCCTGAAGCAGAGCCGGCCGGCCCAAGAGCGCAAACCGCGTACAAGCGAGCGACGGAACCCGTCATCAAGGCGCTCAAGGACAATGCCGAGCTCGACCGCGAAGAAATCGACTTTCTATGGTGGGCACTCGGCGACCATAGTGAGCTATTCGATTGCCCGCTCGGTAAGAAAGCGGTGTTCAGCCGGGCGATCGCGGTCGGTATGGAGGGGGCATCGAAGCTTCGCCGATTGCCGAGTGATGGGCATCGCCATGTTGTCCTTCGGCAGATCGGCGAGTCTGAATTGCTCGCCCTCGCGGGACTCGTCGAGAAGCTCGGTGAAGATAAGGCGCAACTTGCACAAGGCTTTGCCGGCACGTGGGCGACAGCGTATCCATCCGTCTTTCCGCTGATCAGCGCGTTGCCCGCCGACGCGAAGCTGCGTGAGTCCGCGGTGTCACTTGATGCCCGGGACTGGGGTGCCCGTGCTTTGCTGGAGGGAGCCATCGTCCGCCTCGAAGATAAACTGGGCGGAACGACATGA
- a CDS encoding metallophosphoesterase has protein sequence MKAIFVHLSDIHFGQEKNGGDVVVNEDAKQRLIEDAREEVAKLGGKASGVIVTGDIAYSGKEHEYRNAGAWLGELADAIGCERVKVQMVPGNHDMDRDKISVPIECVLAQVREKGDAILDPLLDSDEGCDFLYGRFEAYRDFALDYECELDLNGQMSSGGRLELAEGRSIKFVRLNSALICSRNDAEGTLILGKRQRVLPQEDGVEIIVLVHHPLNWFQDSATARNYLRNRARVLISGHEHFPKLQVDSVEAGRDLLLLAAGATNPDYLAEGYTYKYNILVFEWDEDADALAVTINPRTWDDGLTRFRRDDVFLDGRAERQVLGSPNFHRAPLPAVAPPVDRAVSHEAPEVKPVDIAPAAASQTDSTFAASDSAAQAPAIEQSATLDQRLLQLRFFQELPEGERLKALVNLGAIPGDLKGRLDHSMERRLFRMLIKQGKARAIEALLDLAEAKKRGDTQ, from the coding sequence TTGAAAGCGATTTTTGTTCACCTTTCTGATATCCACTTCGGTCAGGAGAAGAACGGCGGCGACGTGGTTGTAAACGAGGACGCAAAACAGCGGTTGATCGAGGACGCGCGCGAGGAAGTCGCGAAGCTCGGTGGCAAGGCTTCGGGCGTGATTGTGACCGGCGACATCGCGTATTCCGGAAAAGAACACGAATACCGAAACGCTGGAGCGTGGCTCGGCGAACTGGCCGACGCAATTGGCTGTGAGCGGGTCAAGGTACAGATGGTGCCGGGGAATCACGACATGGACAGGGACAAGATTTCAGTCCCGATTGAATGCGTCCTCGCGCAGGTCCGAGAGAAGGGGGATGCAATCCTCGACCCCCTTCTGGACAGCGATGAGGGTTGCGATTTCCTGTACGGCAGGTTCGAGGCGTACCGCGACTTCGCGTTGGACTACGAGTGCGAGCTTGATCTCAACGGGCAGATGTCCAGTGGGGGGCGCCTTGAGCTCGCGGAGGGCCGAAGCATCAAATTTGTGCGCCTGAACTCGGCTCTGATTTGTTCGCGCAACGATGCTGAAGGAACGTTGATCCTCGGCAAGCGGCAACGAGTCCTGCCGCAGGAGGACGGGGTGGAGATTATCGTTCTCGTTCACCACCCCCTGAACTGGTTTCAGGATTCCGCCACGGCTCGCAACTATCTTCGCAATCGGGCGCGCGTCCTGATATCCGGGCATGAGCACTTTCCGAAGCTGCAGGTCGATTCAGTGGAAGCTGGGCGCGATTTGCTGCTTCTGGCTGCTGGCGCGACGAATCCGGATTATCTTGCCGAGGGCTACACGTACAAGTACAACATTCTCGTTTTCGAATGGGATGAGGACGCCGACGCCCTCGCGGTGACGATCAATCCGCGTACGTGGGATGACGGGCTGACCCGGTTCAGGCGCGACGATGTCTTCCTTGACGGAAGGGCCGAGCGGCAGGTGCTTGGTTCGCCGAACTTCCACCGTGCTCCGCTGCCAGCCGTCGCACCGCCCGTGGATCGGGCAGTTTCTCACGAGGCACCAGAGGTCAAACCTGTCGATATTGCGCCTGCGGCTGCGTCGCAGACTGACTCGACGTTCGCTGCGTCCGACTCAGCGGCACAAGCGCCTGCAATCGAGCAGTCCGCTACGCTTGACCAGCGCCTGCTCCAGCTCCGGTTCTTCCAGGAGCTGCCGGAAGGCGAGAGGTTGAAGGCGCTCGTAAACCTCGGGGCTATTCCGGGCGACCTCAAAGGGCGACTCGACCATTCGATGGAACGTCGGTTGTTCAGGATGTTAATCAAGCAAGGGAAAGCTCGGGCAATTGAGGCGCTACTCGATTTAGCCGAGGCAAAAAAGCGTGGAGACACACAGTGA
- a CDS encoding HAD domain-containing protein translates to MTDLKTLGQAVQRIRLASELTLLDAADCIGISQRALARIEAGRSVGTVHLFKVLKEFGLAMLIMSKTDAEDALQAIGHTVNWLEITAKQSATRTTGTKPVPIPERTTPTLFVDYDGTLHAGHAYIDDEAQLTLDSGRPLFEFAPILTEILQPYPTVEIVLTTSWLQRLPTERVIAYLPPDLARRVVDTTRDMKPRFSYLQSGSGRTDVIASYAQGKGLRNWMALDDSVFDAHIFGRELISNFVLLDSALGISDEKALERLRRWLTGIDDRRTGAGQ, encoded by the coding sequence GTGACAGATCTCAAAACGCTAGGACAAGCGGTGCAACGTATCCGGCTGGCGAGTGAATTGACGCTCCTCGATGCCGCCGACTGCATCGGCATATCCCAAAGAGCTCTTGCTCGCATTGAAGCCGGACGATCTGTCGGTACCGTGCACCTGTTCAAGGTGCTGAAGGAGTTCGGGCTTGCAATGCTCATCATGTCGAAAACGGACGCCGAAGATGCCTTGCAAGCGATTGGCCATACGGTGAACTGGCTTGAAATCACAGCGAAGCAATCGGCTACCAGGACGACCGGCACGAAGCCTGTTCCCATTCCCGAGCGAACCACACCGACGCTCTTCGTCGATTACGACGGTACCCTGCATGCTGGCCATGCCTATATAGATGACGAAGCCCAGCTCACCCTAGACTCCGGCAGGCCGCTTTTTGAATTCGCTCCGATTCTGACTGAGATTCTCCAGCCCTATCCGACAGTGGAGATCGTCCTCACGACATCCTGGTTGCAGAGGCTGCCAACCGAGCGTGTCATCGCATATCTTCCGCCCGACCTCGCGCGACGAGTCGTTGACACGACTCGGGACATGAAGCCACGCTTCAGTTATCTGCAAAGCGGTTCCGGCAGAACGGATGTAATCGCGTCGTATGCGCAGGGGAAAGGCCTACGAAACTGGATGGCGTTGGACGATTCAGTTTTCGACGCTCATATCTTCGGTCGCGAACTGATCAGCAATTTCGTGCTGCTCGACTCTGCGCTAGGCATCAGCGATGAAAAAGCGCTGGAGCGACTTCGACGATGGCTGACGGGCATTGATGATCGGCGAACCGGTGCAGGCCAGTAA